The Dehalococcoidia bacterium genomic interval CGTGGGTGACGTTCTGGCTCTTCCTGACGGTACGCACGATCTCGCACGAGACGGCGAAGACGCGCCGTCACGTCGCCGACAAGCAGTCCTGATCAGCCGGCCTTCTGCGCGTCTTCTCCCGGCTCGTCCGCCTCGGCGGCGACGGGCTGAGGCGGGCCGTGCTTCTCCAGCCATTTGAGCGCAAGAGGCGTACACGCGGTGCAGGCGACCGAATGGATCCCGAGCGCGGTGCCCCCGCTCGTGACGAACGTCCCGCAAAAGGCGCACTTTCCCTGTGGCATGGATCCTCCGTGATGCGTTAGCCCTTGAGTTCTTTGAGCGCCGTCAGAATCTCGATCGCGTGGCCGGCGGGGCTCACTTTCGGGAAGACGCGCGCGATCTTGCCGTCCGGATCGACAATGAACGTCGCGCGGTCGACGCCCATGTATTCGCGCCCCATGAACGTCTTCGGGCCCCAGACACCATACTGTTCCGACACCTTGTGCTCGTCATCGGCGAGCAGCGGAAACGGGAGCGTGTGCTTGTCACGGAACTTCTGGTGCGACGCGACGTTGTCAGGAGAGACGCCGAACAGTTCGGCCTCGCCGGTCATCAACTGCCAGTTGTCGCGGATGTCGCACGCCTCGGCGGTACAGCCCGGCGTGTCGTCCTTCGGATACCAGTAGAGCACGACCCACTTGCCGCGCAGATCCTGGAGACGCACGCTCTCATCGCGGTCGTCCTTCAGTTCAAACGCGGGTGCGGCGTCGCCTTCTTGCAGATTCGTGGGCACAGCGATCTTCCTCCTATCTCAGCAGGACGATCGTAGACGAAACACGAGATGTGAAACAGGCTCGGTCAGGCGGCCGCTTCGTCGCGCGTGGGGAGGGTTTCGGCGGCTCGCAGATCGCGGGAGTAGCACACGTCGACGTGGTGGTAGTGGAAGCCAGACTGTTCGTAGAGCGCGCACGCCGCCACATTCGCCTCGTCGACGTAGATCGCTGCGACGTTCACCTCGCGGCAACGCAGATGCGCGAGGGCCGCGGCAACCAGGTACTTGCCGAGGCCGAGGCCACGATACTGGGGCGCCGTGCCGATGACGTAGATCTCGCCGACGCGCCGCTCCGTGCCGCGCTCTTCGACCTTGAGCCAGCAGTAGCCCGCCATGACGCCGTCCACCTCGAGCACAAGGAAATCCTCGGCGCAGAACCACGGCTGTGCAAGTCGGGCGCGCAGGTCATCGAGCGTCCAGCAGCCGTTTTCGGGGTGGCCGCTGAAGATGCGGTTGTTGAGCGCCAGCCACGTCGCGTCATCCGCGCCGGGCCGATAGGCGCGGATGCCGGCGCCCGCAGGCGTGTCAGGCCGCGGCACCGACGTGAGGTGCCTGTGGAGGTGGAGCAGCCGCCGCTTCGGCGCGAAGCCCATCTCACGCGCCATGTGGGAACTCGTCCTGGAGTCGTTGTACGCCCAGACGTCCATGCTGCGCGCGCCCTGTCCGATCGCGTGCTCGAGGGCCCGTGACAGCAGCAGCCTGCCGACGCCGCGCCCGCGTTCCTGCGGGTGGACCACGAACTCGCAGGACACCCGTCGCGAGGCGGCATCGCCGTAGGCGAGGGTGTGGGCGTAGCCAGCCAGACGGCCAGCTTCGTACGCCACGAGGGCCAGCGCGAGGTCGTCGCCGCTTTGAATGCGGAGAAACTTGTGCTCGCCGAGCGGCTCGTGGCCATCGGCGAGCGTAGATGCTTCGATTAGCTCTGGTAGCTGATCGAGGTGCTGAACGTCCGTGTGCGAAACGACTTCGAGGTGATGCATAGGTAAATCCGGAGGAGTATCGGCAGGCGCAAGGCGCGGGGATATCCTACCACTCAATTGTATTTGCAACTGGTTGCGGCGACAACTCTGCCCTTCGAAGCTTATCGGCCGCCGACCGGAGGGCACGGCTCGGCCAGCGTCACTTCGCCGCGGTGCGGCGGGCCGCCGGACTCGTCGGCGATCTCGTAGGTCTCGCGGACCTGCACGGCCGGAGACAGCGTCGCGAGCACCGGACAGTACTTCGACATGGACAGGTAGATGGCGCGCCGGACGTGCGCCTCGCCGATGCCCCGCCCGCGGAATGAGTGTGCGATCGTGGCGGTCAGGTACTTGCGTGGGTGCTCCGCCGCGCGCTCAGCGGTGACGGCGACTTCGTAGACCGTCACGTCCTGGCGCATTTTGCGGAGGATCGAAAGGACGTCCATGGCGCCGCATCCGCCGAGCGCGACGAGTTGCAGCTCCATCGGGCCGGGCGCGCTGCCCTCGCCGCCGCTCGCCTCCGTCGTGTCGATGCGCAGCGTGTAACCAGACGG includes:
- the bcp gene encoding thioredoxin-dependent thiol peroxidase, whose translation is MPTNLQEGDAAPAFELKDDRDESVRLQDLRGKWVVLYWYPKDDTPGCTAEACDIRDNWQLMTGEAELFGVSPDNVASHQKFRDKHTLPFPLLADDEHKVSEQYGVWGPKTFMGREYMGVDRATFIVDPDGKIARVFPKVSPAGHAIEILTALKELKG
- the mshD gene encoding mycothiol synthase gives rise to the protein MHHLEVVSHTDVQHLDQLPELIEASTLADGHEPLGEHKFLRIQSGDDLALALVAYEAGRLAGYAHTLAYGDAASRRVSCEFVVHPQERGRGVGRLLLSRALEHAIGQGARSMDVWAYNDSRTSSHMAREMGFAPKRRLLHLHRHLTSVPRPDTPAGAGIRAYRPGADDATWLALNNRIFSGHPENGCWTLDDLRARLAQPWFCAEDFLVLEVDGVMAGYCWLKVEERGTERRVGEIYVIGTAPQYRGLGLGKYLVAAALAHLRCREVNVAAIYVDEANVAACALYEQSGFHYHHVDVCYSRDLRAAETLPTRDEAAA
- a CDS encoding OsmC family protein yields the protein MASTVRLNLVDGLKFDAHTPSGYTLRIDTTEASGGEGSAPGPMELQLVALGGCGAMDVLSILRKMRQDVTVYEVAVTAERAAEHPRKYLTATIAHSFRGRGIGEAHVRRAIYLSMSKYCPVLATLSPAVQVRETYEIADESGGPPHRGEVTLAEPCPPVGGR